The Chloroflexota bacterium genome contains the following window.
ACTCCACATTGCGCTCGACGGCGTCGATGCCGGCGCTGCCCGGCCCGAAGTGGATCAGGTGCTGCCCGACCGAACAGCCGATGTCGAGGACGGCCTTCTGGTCGAGGTGGTGTGCCTCGCACACGAAGCGAATCGCACGGGACGGGACGAAGAAGTCGCCGATCAGGCGCTCGGTTTCGTCCGGCGGGAGCGGGGACCGGGCGCGAACGAGCCGCGCGACCTCGCTGGACGATTTCATGCAGACAGAGCCTTCATCGGAGCGTATGATACTCCTAATCAGACAGCCCCGCATCGGGACATTTCGGTCAGGGGCCACGCGCAGGAGCGGTATGAGCGACCACGATCTCAGCGAGGCTACAGAGGCGACGGAGCTTGAGGCTGTGGCTGCCGAGTCGGATGCGTCGCCGCCAAAGGACACGAAGAAGAACAAGGACAAGCACGAGAAGTCGCTGGAAGAGAAGAAGGTCTACGAGGCCGGCGCGGTCATCGTCTGCGACGGCAAGGTCGTGCTGCGCCTGACCGACAAGCAGCGCTGGATCTTTCCAAAGGGCAAGCTGAAGAAGAAGGAGTCGCCGCAGGACGCCGCCGTCCGCGAGGCCGTCGAGGAGACGGGCCTCAACGTCGACGTGATCAGGCAGGTGGCGGACCTGCTGATCCGCCACGAAGGCAAGAAGCGGCGCTTTGTCTTTTACCTGATGCGCGCAACCGCCAAGACCTGGGACTGGCCGCACCATGAAGGCCGGGACACCTTCCTGATCTCGCCAGATCGCGTAGCCTCGCTGATTCGGCACGCCGGGTATGCGTCCGTCTGGCAAGCCTGTCAGGGGCAGGTGCAGTCGATGTGCGCCGAGCCGGTGCCGTTCGTGTCGCACCGTCCGGCCGCCGTCTCGGAGTGAGCGCGAGCGTCCTGGCCTGAGCAATGGCATCCTGGCCTGAGCGATGGCGTCCCCGCGACTGGGCATCCGCCTGCGGGACGACGGCGCTACGCCTTGCCCGCCGCTTTCGCCGCGACGTAGGCTCGCCACCCGCCGAACTCGGTGATCTCGCGGTGCCTGCCCTCCGCCTGCTCGCGCGGGAAGAGGATGCCGTCCACGACTCGTCCATCGGAGAGCTTGACCGGCCCCTTGTACAGGTGGGGCGGCTCGCCGGACTCGACGGTCTGCCAGATCTCGTCGGACATCCGGTACATCTCGCCCGGCACTGAGATGCCGCCAGACTCGCCCTCGGCCACCTCGAACATGCCAGGATGGATGTCGCCAATCGAGAAGATCCGGTAGCAGGGGGCCGTCTCGAACTCGCCGAGAAACTCCGAGCCGTCGAGGTTCCTGTTCAGCTTCAGACCGCGCATCAGGGTGCCGTTGACGAACAACTCAACTGCCAACATGTGGTACTCCAGAGGGGGTAAGGCCCTCACCCCCCGATCTCGAGGGAGGCCCTCACCCCCCGACCCCCTCTCCCTGTGCGCGGGAGAGGGGGAGGAACGAAACTGTCGTGTGTCTCCCCCTCTCCCGCGCACAGGGAGAGGGGGTCGGGGGGTGAGGGCCTCCGGCGCCCACGCTCGGGTCTCCAGAGCCTACGCCTCGGCCGGCACCGCGCCGTGCTCACCGGCGTCGTCCGGCACGGGTGCCGGCGCCTCACCGCGCGAGAGCGCCCAGATCACCCCTCCGAGCACGATGTACCCGAGCGCCATCATCAGCGTGTGGGACGTGACCTCAAGCTGGGTGCCGTGGATGAACCCAACCGCCGAGAGCACCGCGCCAGCCACACAGTAGATGATCGCAGAGCGGAAGTCGCGGTCGATGACGAAAGCGGCGATGGCCCCCAGCACCATCCCAGCCAGGATCGCACCACCGCCGAGGATCGCCATGCCGTCGTAGACGATAC
Protein-coding sequences here:
- a CDS encoding NUDIX domain-containing protein, with the translated sequence MSDHDLSEATEATELEAVAAESDASPPKDTKKNKDKHEKSLEEKKVYEAGAVIVCDGKVVLRLTDKQRWIFPKGKLKKKESPQDAAVREAVEETGLNVDVIRQVADLLIRHEGKKRRFVFYLMRATAKTWDWPHHEGRDTFLISPDRVASLIRHAGYASVWQACQGQVQSMCAEPVPFVSHRPAAVSE
- a CDS encoding gamma-glutamylcyclotransferase — encoded protein: MLAVELFVNGTLMRGLKLNRNLDGSEFLGEFETAPCYRIFSIGDIHPGMFEVAEGESGGISVPGEMYRMSDEIWQTVESGEPPHLYKGPVKLSDGRVVDGILFPREQAEGRHREITEFGGWRAYVAAKAAGKA